Within the Dermacentor silvarum isolate Dsil-2018 chromosome 8, BIME_Dsil_1.4, whole genome shotgun sequence genome, the region ctcttctgtcgtcgttagGGGGTGGCCTCGTATAGTCCGGACTTCCGAGGAGCAACACGCTTACGAATGGTGATGTCCCGCATGCGCTGGGCGTGTTgtgcacgatcttcatcggtggtgCATGCCGCCCGACGGCAACGATTGCATTCTCGTTTCTGTTCCTGAAGTTGCTCTTCgtaggtagagagagagagagagaaaatgatttaatgaaaggcagggagggtaaccaggactgagccggttggctaccctacactggtggAAGGGAAGTGTTCCTTGGGAGTCCGGGCTATACGCGAacataataatatataataataataccatgatggggcagaaacttggaggctaacaaagaagctcgaggacaagttaaggactgcacaaagagcgatagaaccacaaatgttaggcctaatgttagagacaggaagagagcggtgtggatcagagagcaaactgggatagccgatattctaatggacattaagagaaaaaaattgagctgggcaggtcatgtaatgcgtaggatagataaccggtggaccattagagtttcagaatgggTACTATATAAGATGAGGGAAGCGCAGttgaaggcagaaaactaggtcgggcgatgaagttaggaaatttgcaggtgcttcatgaaatttgtttgtgggcAGTCATTctaaaaattccgaggaataattttTTTAAGAATGAAAGACAAGGTATGATCAACATGAGTGATATAATGGTGTAGCAATATAGCCCCATATACCACATGTCAAATAGCAAGGCGTGGCGTATACATAACCTAAATACGAATATTTTAGATTACGGACAGCTCCGCCAACGCCAACACCGGATATTCTGCGACACAGGGCACTTAAGGAGGTCGCTGTAAATACTATCAAGGGACATTGATTGCACTTGGCGCACCGAGCATGTGGTACTCCCTGATGAGAAAATGCATActctaaaaaacaaaacaaaaaaactacaGCGTATATTTAAAAAGCACAACACGCACCGCCATGACCCCGTTACGTTCTAGCTTTCACGCTGGTGCATTGTCCAAAAGGCGCACATATTCCCCGCGCGACTCACAAGGAAATGCACACACAGGCACTTTTAATGTTGGCGGGAACTCACTGGAGGAGGATAACTTTTTTGCTACCATTCGAGATAAACTAGACGTGCTGTTGGGAGATTTGGCCCGTCCTCGTTAGACGAGCAAGAAAGCACGAAGAAAATCTGGACACAAGCAGTAACCCCTCGCCTTGTTTGTTTTCTCTTGGTGTTGcattcacccgccgtggttcttAGTGGCTAGGGTGTTGCACTGTAAagctcgaggtcacgggatcaaacgGCGGTTGCGGCGGGCACATtccgttgggggcgaaatgctgaaACGCCCATGTATGCATGCTTTGGGCGCACGGTAAAGAACGGCATATGATCTGAAGAAATCCGGAGCCCCCCAATGCGGTGTGCGTGatgatcatatcgtggttttggtacgatAAACACTAGAATTAATTTGAAATGGGGATGTTTGCTAGCGGCACTCGATCTGGCGCTTCAACGTTAGAACGAAACAAGTCattggcgaagcgggcgagcaagcgttgcttgacTTCTTCTTCtaccttcaccagcaccgtgccCAGTGGCTTCTGTACAGTCATTCCCCACCGAAAGAAGaaccatcctggcgacctagagGCAGGAGAACACAGGGGGGTCCAGGCACTGCTtgaggcgggagacgtggacaatttcctgcCCCAGACGACGCTGGTCGAAAACGCGTccatcggctcgatgaggtagttgactgcggatgtttgtcgcagtacccgatagggaccgcggtacttggaatgcagcttggaggaaaggcccggtggagtagacggcacccacaaccagaccagcgagccggcAGCAAATCATGTAACCGTAGTGGACgcgtcgtggcgatgcttttggcgccactggtcctgggatgtgaacgaggGAGCGAGCTGGCGGCATTCTTCGGCGTAGGCAGCTGCTcgggaaacagtcgtcgactccgaagcatcccgccggtagggtagaattgtgttCATAGTGCATGAAGTTTGTGTCCGTAAAGATGAAAGAAAGGTGAGAATCAAGTGGTACCACGCTTTGCGTTCCGTATGTTACGAAAGGCCGAATCTGATCCCAATTTGAGTGGTCAGATGAATCATACGTGGCCAATATGTCGCCAACGGTGCGATTAAAACACTttgtcatgccattagtttggtGATGGTAAGCCAGGTTAGTGCGGCGAATGAGGCGTCGCTCCTTTATCAACGCTGTAATAacgtcagagaggaaaacgcgaccgcggtcgctcagtaattctcgaggtACTCCATGCCGTAATATCAGGTTCTGAAGGATAAGACTGGTAACGCATTTTGCTGTGGCAGATGACAGGTGtgaagtttcagcgtaccgcgtaaggtggtAGATAGCAACAaaaacccagcggttgccgctgggagtcctgggaagcggaccgtataggttaacgccgacgcggtcgaacgctcgggcggggcatggtaaaggttgcaaggggccggcagcatgtttaggtggcgtcttgcgtcgttggcacagAGGGCATGACCGTACTTACTGGCGAACGAAacggtacataccgcgccagtactaccgaacctggaggcgagagtatgtcttcaataccccagcgtggcAGCATTGTGGGTTATCGTGGAaagtggcgcagatgtcggagcggaggtgtcggggaataacaagcaacaATTTGCGGCCGCTAGAGTTGTAGTTGCGGCGCTACGGCAGGTTATTCCGAATgataaagtgcgtggcttggcgacgtTGCGTCCGAGAGATCGGAGCTGGCGAGCGGCTAGATAGGGCGTctagaagcgaacagatccatgggtccttgcactgctctgatggcatgtcggaaatgtgGAGGacgaaggcaccgcaggcggaaataGACGATCAGACAGGATCAGATGACAGGGGTGACCAGGAAAGAGCGCCTGCGTTGGAATGCTTTCGGCCTGATAAATAAccaacacggatgtcgtattcttgtaggcgtaatgcccaacgagcgagccgacTAGCTGGATCTTTCAGTGAAGtcaaccagcatagggcatgatgcAGACCACGCGGCTCTCGCACCGATGAATATTCTTCAAGACCTCTTGCGAAAATGCTTAGCGCGTTGAAGCACGCCCCATCAACCGTAgcctcactcaagaaagcacgccgccgaagCTAGAGATCACAATCCACGCAAGGACTACGCGTCGTTTCACATTAAGGTTTcctcgaaccgagcaaagctgtCACAACTATCGTCATATGAACCAGGAGGTGCGCGTTGAGCAcgagatgtggggtctcacatgtgctctttgGACAAAGGAATGCCAGCAGAGCAGTACGAACATTCAAAATGGCATTTACTGTACATTACCTACACTAGTTCCTGCTAGTCGAATTGCTACCCATAGGACATGCCGATGGGAGCATGATAAATAGAGCATGTTCAAGACACTGCGACCGGAAAGCGAGTGAATATGTCCGCTCCCATTCTGGACACCAACGTCTAGTCCTCCGCGTGTACgatcacgcgaacggtggcgcgttcgaacgaacGTGTTTGCCCACTCCGGTCGGAGTAACCTAGAATCTCTACTCCGGTGTCCCGCTCCgaagcctcgcgagacggtctcaCAGAGGGCATGTAGGCGCATGCGCGGAATGTCCGTGCCGCTTGCGGATCCCAAGCCGTAGAGACGCAGACTATTCGCTTTTGCGCCGGGTCACCTCCGCCGCTAGGTTGCGTGAACGActggggagcctacatgcaagtgcttgcatgtaggctccctatgagCGACGTAatactcgcgccatctctcgtaacaTTCCGCAACCACATCGCCGCCGCCGGCGCAAAGCCACGTGGCGAAGCCGGTTTACAGGAGATGCGATCCGTGCAGAGAAAACCACATCAAGGGACGCATCAAAGCCGAGCATCCCCACATGGTCCAAGAAGTAATGTCGCCGAAAAGTGGACAAATCTTCGTCAGGGCAGTCACTGGCCTGACGATGACAAGTCGACTTGTCCGAAGGTGACTTCAGCGACATTCCCTATTCTACACCACTTTTCATTACGCGGTGGAAACAGATTACAAGGACCCACTTACCTGGCGCACATTTCCGCTGAGCCTGGCTACCGCGGTGACAGCGTCGCCGTTCGAGACACTGATCAACGCAGCCAGCATCTGAAACGTGGTGGTCTTCCCGGCTCCATTCACGCCGAGCAGGCCGAAGCACTCGGATGGCCGCAGCGCCAGGTAGATGCCACGGACGGCATGCAGGGTGCCGAACCACTTGTGCAGACTCCACGCTAGGAGCGAGTAGCCTGCAAGCCCTTCCTGCTGGCGCGCAGCGTTGACCCTCTTCTTCTCCTCCTCGACGTCTTGCTCGGCGGGCAATTCCTGGCTAGCGAGGGCGTGTCGGGAAGGCAAGTACCCGGAGGCCATGAAGATCATAAAGGCAATCAGGAGCAGGCCTTCGGCTAGTATGACGGTTAGCTCGATGCCTATCCCATTGTAAGAGAATTGCAATATGCCACCGCTGCATTCAAGCCCGAGGTACGAACCTGTAACAGAGCATCTTTTACAAGCGATGCCACGGAACGCCAACTCTACGGAGCCTACGTGCAAGGCTCCCTATCCAACTCCTACAACTAACGCCAGCCAGCGAGAAGCTAGACTGCGTAGTCCAAGCACAGTGAACGTGCTGAACTTGTAGATAATATTTCAGGACGAACTTTGATTGCAGGTAATAGAAATGTCATTTCAGAGGGTGCTATATGTAATATATATTTTACCATGGAGAGGCTTAGATTCCGCCTTCTACCATGTGACTTGACGAAGTTAGTGGTATATACatttaaataaatattttgaaAGCGGTATTTCTCACCGATTTGGCTTGTTGATTTTAGTATCAATCCTTCCCGGAATTTTTTAGCCTCTTTCTTCGTctaatgcttttttattatttggcCCTATTTCTTTTATCATTTTCGGAATTCAAAAAGAACAGTGTAATGTCGGCGATGTTGTTTCTTATTGACACTATGTTTAAACCGCCAAGAGGATACATCTTCATATTTGTCTAAATGTGCGATTTTAACGCGATTGCGTTAAGGTCCaagtgtcgcagaaaatgtgcTGTCGGCAACCGTcatcggcgtgcgatgtcggcgggtgggggagaaaatcatccccaaccaccccgaccataggcggaaagttttcctttttctgggaggggggggggggggggggctggggcctgatcagctttccgaaacctacccatatatatatatatatatattgtaccggagcacatcggcaccagctctgtgccagccagtgtgtggaagaagacgttgacgatcgtgtggttcgcgctagttCGGTTTTCAACaatccggcttgttaaaccgctttatcaagtctacctgcaaaatactcttgttgcatttggtggaagtgctgggtcgtccccttcagcgtcctggaactccgcagccgtacgctaccatctgccttcacaatgaccgaggacgccggaccctcgcgagcttctcccgaTCCCACAcgtgtcgtgtgctctggggtgcttcgtcagcgtgatcctccagtcttcagtggcactgacgatcacgacgtggaagactggctggccgagtatgaacgtgttagtgcacacaacaagtgggatgaccgcgacaagttgactcatgccatcttttatcttaccggcgtggcccatctgtggttcaagaaccacgaggctgattttaccacctggtcagctttcaaagagacccttgtttcgtttttcggtcggccagcggtgcgccagcttcgcgctgaacacagcctccgcggacgatctcaacaaattggggagaccttcacaagctacattgaggatgtcatcggcctctgtaggcgagtgaatgcgtccatgtcggaacctgaccgaatcaaacacatcatgaaaggcatcgacgatgacgcttttcatatgctcgtggccaaaaacccacagagcgttactgaagtcattgaactttgccaaagttttgacgagctgcgtaaacagcgcgtctccacacgtcgccctggaatgcaaacggctgacctttcagctttggctgCCAGCAGCGCTGgttttgattacacctcgttgctgcctcaaattcagcaatacgtacgtgaggaagttgcacgtcagctctctcttgtggcatcggtcactgagcctctccccccactggaccagtcacttcgtcgggttatccagacgcaagttgctgaggccctcccgtcccccgcttcgccgccgcacgttacggcgccgccgcaagtaacggcgccgctaacttatgctgaggcccttacacgatctcatgcccaaccgacgccagtcccatccagcccagccaccaacttctacactccgccaagtccggtacggccggtttacgtaccattctcgcatccgagaccacctctaaacccctggcgcactccggacaaccggccagtgtgctacgcttgcggtattccgggacgtgttgcgcgcttctgtcacCGCCGcagactctattttcgcgatggcgctcccaaccttagccatgtctctcagcaagctacacaccgtcttacaTGTGACGCCACGGAgtcgtattcacgtcgccccgccttcagttcacgccgatctgCTTCTCCCCGcggccgctccctttcccccatgcttcgccgttccaaccatgaccaggaggaaaactaacagccgcagttcctgaggcaagaactgcgccgtcgtcgaaatttgcaaggcctcttctttcgccgcctaacgagattgtagtgtttatagacggtgtcgcgacgaacgctcttgtcgacacaggagcagctgtttgtgtgattagtgagattctctgccgccaactgaacaaagtgacgactccgctttttgttatttcgctacgcacagcgaactcgcagcacgtcaagccttcggccacctgcaccgctcgtgttttaattcaagatgcgctctacattgtcgaatttgtcgtcctttctcatgcatcgcacgccgttatcctgggctgggacttcctttccgcgcatcatgcagtggtcgactgcgcacgtgcacaactcgcattgtctccgttctgtaccgcaaccgacgatgaccctcgcccgtctgctaaacgtctgctaaagtggttgtcgctgctgacgtcatcatccctgccttctctgtcgccttagtgtccgtcacctgtgacgctgtccccaattcaactgcactttttgtaccgtctgaggaatgtgcgcgtcgccggaacgttgtcctaccgttcgcagtcatctcacttgatgatgatcccagtgcagtttacgcgtgtaatccgtttccctgcccttcaactctattacatgtcgaatctgttgggcgtctccacacttttgatgccatct harbors:
- the LOC125947719 gene encoding phospholipid-transporting ATPase ABCA3-like, which gives rise to MIFMASGYLPSRHALASQELPAEQDVEEEKKRVNAARQQEGLAGYSLLAWSLHKWFGTLHAVRGIYLALRPSECFGLLGVNGAGKTTTFQMLAALISVSNGDAVTAVARLSGNVRQWQSQISYCFQLGGLLDRMNAYEYLYLVGRLRGIPENELKPMIDSVLSVVDLTEHASKECGVYRFADLYSCG